Within Anopheles nili chromosome 3, idAnoNiliSN_F5_01, whole genome shotgun sequence, the genomic segment TCCCGGGCGTGCGCTGCGTCACGTAACGACAATAAAGTACAAATTTATTCATGATTCGTTTGAATCTGAAAAGGCATTAAGCCTTTCGCGAGGCTCGGCATCGGTCGGGTTGGTTGGAGCGCGTTCATCTTCCACCCATTATTTGCTTTCCCGGCACAGTGGAAATTCGAACGGCACAGTGTGGCGTTgggaatgggtggaaaaatgaagatCCTTCCGTCCGGGAGCTGCACACGACCACCTCGGGCGTGTGTCGGTGCGCTGGTCGAATGTGAAACAGAACAACCTGCCAAACCGAGAGCGACTGATTATGGAAGTTGTAATATTATTTACATGTTCCCGGACCTCGGTACCCGCTTATATCCTTGCGCCCCTGGGGGTCAGATCCCCACCGGAGCGTGCATTTGCCGTATTCATCATCAAGTCACACAAGATTTACTCAACCGGCGTCGGGGCGTAGCGAGGTGCTACACTGATTGTGCAAACACCGGGAGTTTctgtttgaatttaatttcactgCACTGCCCCTGCAGGTGGTCCGAGCTGTCCTCCCCTCTGGGATGGATTGTCCAAACAATTATGCGTCCGCCTGTGGGTGGTGTGAGCGAATTTACGGTGAGTATAAATATGACACGTCCGGACAGATGCTTCAGTTCTCAAGATGCTTATTAAGATGCTGACAAAGCCGGTCGCCGTGCTGGTGGGTTGGGTCGGGTTTCTCTTCATGCTGCAGGTCGGTCAAAAGCAGGATTTGGTGCTTGGACCGGTGGTTCTCAAAAtctccacccaaaaccgaGCTGCGTGATGGGATGCTTGCAATGTTTTATTGATTGTCCTTTCCGCAGACGACCCCAGCCGCAACATCGAGTAAGCACATGCACACGTTGATGGACGTGTTTCGGGACATACGCTTCGATCTGGCGAAGGAACCGCTTTACCTGAGCCGAGCACGGGCCGGCATGCAAGCTCAGTTTCGGGATCCTCTCATGAAGCACGCGCAGCAGCTCCCGGAAAGCGCTGAGGTATGTGAGGTtgttgcacctttttttttttgcttctcatgACCTTATTCTAACTTAAAACATGGTCCCATCTCGCATTGGTGCCCCGGTGGGAAACTAGCTGTCCTCGCAGTGCCTGAAACGGATGGTCGCTGAGGTGGGCGATCTCGATGAGTTGTTTTACGCTACGTTCGGGTACGGCTGCCAGGAGCACGACCAATACTCGTTGGAATGTCTGGAGGCCGCTGAACCGGACTTTTTGAGTGGACTTCAAGCGCTGGTCAGAGAGACACAGAAATGTTGGGTGAAAACGAagggtggaaataaataaatccttctGAAAGCCACAGAATCATTCCCTGCACTTGTCGTCGAATAAACTGAAATATCTACGATTTATCTATACTGGGTTTAGTGGCGTATAAAATTAAAGTACACTTCAAAGAGACAAAATCACGAAATGGAACTGATTCTGTAAGCCATTGAAGATGCGGATCCAGCATCTCAATTTATTCATGCtaagtatatttttttcaccaaatatatttcttttcattactTTTTGAATATATGTAAGAATGCGAAAATCATATGGGACGCTAGAAGTTGTATACTAAGCTGTTTCCAAATTacatatgaaaacattttagCCAAAAGTTTTCAAGCTCCAAGATTCTCGTGTATAAAACTATTGAGCATTACGATTCATTTGATTGGTTTATAGACAACTTTTATATAGTCCATACTGGTTTAGATACATATCAAATATATTATTTGATAAATTACCGTGATatttattacaaaacaatGCAACAAGAATAATAAGTAACAAATTTCTTCTTAAATTATCTTTTACAAAAAACTCCTGCaacttttttatgtatttaacGAAGCAACCCGAAATATATCAGATGGTGCTCTCATTTAACACGTCCTGTTATGATTATAAATAAGTAAAATTATGccacatatatatattgccACTTTGTAACACACTGTAGTTTCATTGCAGTCATACAATTAAAAGTAATTATGTTGCGAAGTTTAACAATACGAACAAAACTATTCACTCCTTTCGAAATGGCTGCTCGAGCAGCTCTGTTTATATACTCTACATCGCATTGCAACGCAAAGCGTTATTAATCAAActgattgattgtttgttcAACTGCCATCACGCTGCACTGCATCTGTTTGAGATTCAATTTGTGAAAGCTGTCACAATTTGCGCCCTTGTCCTCGCGTACCATATGTCCCTGTTACATCGCAAACTATTCCATCGCCATAAAACAGCCCATCTCCGGCCCGGTTCGCTTATGAACGGTTGATATTTTCCCGGTTCAAGTAAACATGATCCCAAAGCCCTTCTGGGTCATCGCCGCTTTCGGGTTGATCTCGATGAACGTTCAGGTGAGATGAACGAGAAAATCTACGCGACGGTAACGCTTTCCTTCATCAACCCACGCTCTGCTTTTCGGTTCGCACAGGTCGATGCCACGCAATGGCACGCAAAGCAGGTGCTTCAGTTCTTCCGTCGTGTCAGGCTGGACAAAACGAAGAATCCCGTCTACCAAAGCGACGTCTTGCGCGGCATTCGGACGCATCTGCGAGAGCCGCTCGTACAGAAAGCCCTTTGCTTACCCAAGGGCACCAAGGTGAGTGTGGAAAAGGGTGAAAAAGCGGTACGtcaaaaatgaatattaatcgCCTGACAACTTTCGCAGCTTTCGGCGGACTGTCTCAACCGAATGGTGGACAAAGCGAGACAGAACGAGAACAGATTTTACGCCAAGTTCACGTACGCGTGCAAACGATTCGCGGAATACTCTGCTAGCTGCCTCGAGACCGCCCGGCCCTTGTACTACCGGAGCCTTGCGGTGCTCGCTAATCAAACCGAAAAGTGCTGGAAAGCGTAGGCACCTGAAGCGATATCCGCGGAAAAGCACCGACccgaggaaaataaattcacagAAATAATTACACAAtttccaaaaaagaaaacttatACCGTTTCGCGTGGTTATGTTTTAATTGCGTTCCAGCGATCCGTGCGTGGATTTGCGTTACATTTGAATGCAATCACCAAATTCAAGTCTCGTTGTGGATCGATTTTTAGCTCCATCCCAGCGACGCTTCATTTGCGAGAAAGAAGCGAAATTAAGGAAACAACGCTATGTCAACATGCTGCTTAACGGCCCATCTCGAGCATGCTCAAGGGCACCGAGCGCTGGGAGATGGGACCTCGGTCCTCGGTGATTTGGGTTTAGCTCGAGTGCACcctcaaaaaacaaaagcaaaacacgagCGACGAAGGGTTTGCGCCGTTGTTCTAAACCCATGCCAAAAAG encodes:
- the LOC128725998 gene encoding uncharacterized protein LOC128725998 is translated as MLTKPVAVLVGWVGFLFMLQTTPAATSSKHMHTLMDVFRDIRFDLAKEPLYLSRARAGMQAQFRDPLMKHAQQLPESAELSSQCLKRMVAEVGDLDELFYATFGYGCQEHDQYSLECLEAAEPDFLSGLQALVRETQKCWVKTKGGNK
- the LOC128725999 gene encoding uncharacterized protein LOC128725999; its protein translation is MIPKPFWVIAAFGLISMNVQVDATQWHAKQVLQFFRRVRLDKTKNPVYQSDVLRGIRTHLREPLVQKALCLPKGTKLSADCLNRMVDKARQNENRFYAKFTYACKRFAEYSASCLETARPLYYRSLAVLANQTEKCWKA